The Methanofervidicoccus abyssi genome includes a region encoding these proteins:
- a CDS encoding ribosome biogenesis/translation initiation ATPase RLI, with the protein MGSRLAIVDYDRCQPKKCSLECIKYCPGVRMGEETVIIDENTGKPVISEELCSGCGICVKRCPFGAIAIIGLPEELTEDKIVHSYGKNRFRLYGLVVPRDGVVGILGPNGVGKSTILSILSGNLIPNLNNLEEEPSYDKVIKYFSGTELQKYFKDLKDGKIKPVYKPQYVDMLPKVVKGTVGELLKKVDEKGMFEEVVEVLELKNVLNRSLDKLSGGELQRVAIAGACLRDGTIYYFDEPTSWLDIRQRFNCARLIRRLSEKKKVVVVEHDLIVLDYLSDLVHIVYGVPSAYGVVSHPKSTRVGINAYLEGYLKDENIRFRKEPVLFERRPPMDYRERPLLLEYSDIVKTLGDFNLRVEGGSIYRGEVIGILGPNGIGKTTFVKILAGEIKCDEGQVSMGDLRISYKPQYISIEYDGTVEEYLRSIGNIDSSFYKSEIIKPLGIDRIMDFYIEDLSGGELQRVAIASALMRDADIYLIDEPSAFLDVEQRLAVSKIIRRIGEEKEAGVFVVDHDILFQDYISDRFMVFSGEAGVYGRGSAPLDKRTGANMFLKEMGITFRRDPDTGRPRVNKEGSQMDRYQKEIGEYYYID; encoded by the coding sequence ATGGGAAGTAGGTTGGCTATAGTGGATTACGACAGGTGTCAACCTAAGAAGTGTTCCTTGGAGTGTATAAAGTACTGTCCTGGGGTTAGGATGGGGGAGGAGACTGTTATTATAGATGAGAATACTGGAAAGCCTGTTATCTCAGAGGAACTTTGCAGTGGTTGTGGAATATGTGTAAAGAGGTGTCCCTTTGGGGCTATTGCAATTATAGGACTTCCAGAGGAACTTACAGAGGATAAAATCGTGCATTCCTACGGTAAAAACAGGTTTAGGCTCTACGGTTTAGTGGTACCTAGAGATGGAGTTGTTGGTATCCTCGGGCCAAATGGAGTAGGTAAATCTACAATACTCTCTATTCTAAGTGGTAATCTTATACCTAACTTGAACAACTTGGAGGAGGAACCTTCCTACGATAAGGTGATAAAGTATTTTTCTGGTACTGAACTTCAGAAATACTTTAAGGATCTCAAAGATGGTAAAATAAAACCTGTCTATAAACCTCAATACGTGGATATGCTACCAAAGGTTGTAAAGGGCACCGTAGGGGAACTTTTGAAGAAGGTTGATGAGAAGGGGATGTTTGAGGAAGTGGTTGAGGTCTTGGAGTTGAAGAATGTTTTAAACAGATCTCTGGATAAATTAAGTGGTGGGGAACTTCAGAGGGTTGCAATTGCAGGGGCGTGTCTAAGGGATGGTACCATATACTACTTCGATGAACCTACATCCTGGCTGGATATACGACAAAGGTTCAACTGTGCGAGATTGATAAGGAGGTTATCTGAGAAGAAGAAGGTAGTGGTAGTTGAACATGATCTGATAGTTTTGGATTACTTATCTGATCTCGTGCATATAGTGTATGGAGTCCCATCTGCCTACGGGGTAGTTTCCCATCCTAAGAGCACAAGAGTAGGTATAAACGCCTATCTAGAGGGTTATCTCAAGGATGAGAATATAAGGTTTAGAAAGGAGCCTGTGTTATTTGAGAGGAGGCCACCTATGGATTACAGGGAGAGGCCACTACTTTTGGAATACAGTGATATAGTAAAAACCTTGGGGGATTTTAATTTGAGAGTTGAGGGGGGTAGTATATACAGGGGAGAGGTTATAGGGATTCTTGGGCCAAATGGTATAGGTAAAACTACCTTTGTGAAGATACTTGCAGGAGAGATTAAATGTGATGAGGGACAGGTATCTATGGGAGATCTGAGGATCTCTTATAAACCCCAGTATATATCGATAGAGTACGATGGAACTGTTGAGGAGTATTTACGGAGTATTGGAAATATAGACTCTTCATTTTATAAATCTGAGATCATAAAGCCCTTGGGTATAGACAGGATTATGGATTTCTACATTGAAGATCTCTCTGGTGGGGAACTTCAGAGGGTTGCAATAGCATCTGCCCTTATGAGAGATGCGGATATATATTTAATTGATGAGCCTTCTGCCTTTTTAGATGTAGAGCAGAGGTTGGCGGTATCTAAGATTATAAGGAGGATAGGAGAGGAGAAAGAAGCAGGGGTTTTCGTTGTGGATCATGATATACTTTTCCAGGATTACATATCAGATAGGTTTATGGTGTTCAGTGGAGAGGCTGGAGTATATGGTAGAGGTAGTGCTCCACTGGATAAGAGGACAGGGGCTAATATGTTCCTTAAAGAGATGGGAATTACATTTAGGAGGGATCCTGACACTGGAAGGCCAAGGGTGAATAAGGAAGGTAGTCAGATGGACAGGTATCAGAAGGAGATAGGAGAGTACTACTACATCGATTGA
- the hacB gene encoding homoaconitase small subunit, giving the protein MIIRGRVHLFGDDIDTDRIIPGPYLRTTNPYELASYCMYGIDKDFSKKVKEGDIIVAGENFGCGSSREQAPISIKYCGIKAVVAESFARIFYRNAVNIGLIPVVCRGIKEVVKDGDILEINLDRKMIKVNNKELPCEVPTGIAWEILKTGGLVKYAKLRRGD; this is encoded by the coding sequence ATGATAATAAGAGGTAGAGTGCATCTATTTGGTGACGATATAGATACTGATAGGATAATCCCTGGTCCTTATCTTAGAACTACAAATCCCTACGAACTTGCTTCCTACTGTATGTACGGTATTGATAAGGATTTTTCAAAGAAAGTTAAAGAAGGGGATATAATAGTTGCTGGAGAGAATTTTGGATGTGGAAGTAGTAGGGAGCAGGCTCCTATCTCTATAAAATACTGTGGTATTAAGGCTGTAGTTGCAGAGAGTTTTGCAAGGATATTTTACAGGAACGCTGTAAATATTGGACTTATTCCTGTTGTATGTAGGGGTATAAAGGAGGTTGTTAAGGATGGGGATATTTTAGAGATAAATTTGGATAGGAAGATGATAAAGGTGAATAATAAGGAGTTGCCCTGTGAGGTCCCTACAGGCATAGCCTGGGAGATCCTAAAGACTGGAGGGCTGGTGAAATATGCAAAGTTGAGGAGAGGTGATTAG
- a CDS encoding aldehyde ferredoxin oxidoreductase N-terminal domain-containing protein, which produces MNIIIDVKNKKYDTVKGDFFPLSWGIYIHHKYETWKYPPYHEKNILTFGRGALPIIGGNRLIFTFRSPLWDGFHFSAMGGAGYTLKFTGLKNVAIIGRCDKPSLLVIEGDGESVKIDFIDMESYLEEYTNIYHLNEYILERFSEKNYRALIVGPAGINTNMGAIFSQTVKDGKLLEGSEDWAGRGGPGSVLFRAHNILGIVYYGDKDSIKEELKKERELGRKLRKIVEEYYNKPYMKVVLENTKKYRYNEETNTGGTFGNNYLYLLDTTPIFNWRMPYIPKHIRMEFHKKILKYFVEKFNREAIEPRNWTTCGEPCPVQCKKYRKGLKVDYEPYEAGGPLLGIFDIYVTDKVVHTIDSLGFDAIECGNLIAWVFELLHVGLLKPEEVGIDKPVFDISQYRSEEDILKNSQYNGELAVKLAEIVAFNKNEMGKILALGIRKASKILNEMFNGRLENNKTFKRFNDYGVYVPFGDEGGITPTMYWAIGNFMPYLIQGRYLTYYKSGVFVEPEELARLSVERVIEEITLDNLGICRFHRRWCAPLLDTLVREATGEDIKRVSYKLIKDIWIYNKKLGGYPPYIESQRIKDLIVSGAEEFGNEKWASYFEVEGEYKLKEYIRKVLDEYCRLLGIDWRLENR; this is translated from the coding sequence ATGAACATTATAATAGATGTCAAAAATAAAAAGTATGATACTGTAAAGGGAGACTTCTTTCCACTGAGTTGGGGGATCTACATCCACCATAAATACGAAACCTGGAAGTATCCTCCCTACCATGAGAAGAATATATTAACCTTTGGAAGAGGTGCTTTACCTATAATAGGTGGAAATAGATTAATATTTACCTTCAGATCTCCTCTATGGGATGGCTTCCACTTTTCAGCAATGGGTGGGGCAGGATATACACTTAAATTCACAGGGTTGAAGAACGTTGCTATTATTGGTAGGTGTGATAAACCTAGTCTCCTTGTCATAGAGGGAGATGGAGAAAGTGTGAAGATCGATTTTATAGATATGGAATCTTACTTGGAGGAATATACTAACATCTACCATTTAAACGAATATATATTGGAGAGATTCAGCGAGAAGAACTACAGGGCTCTCATAGTTGGACCTGCAGGAATAAACACCAATATGGGTGCAATATTTTCCCAGACCGTAAAAGATGGGAAACTCCTTGAAGGTTCAGAAGACTGGGCTGGAAGGGGAGGACCTGGTTCTGTTCTCTTCAGAGCCCATAATATCTTGGGTATTGTGTATTATGGAGATAAGGACAGCATAAAAGAGGAGTTAAAAAAAGAGAGGGAGTTGGGGAGAAAACTTAGAAAGATAGTTGAGGAGTACTACAACAAACCCTATATGAAGGTTGTCTTAGAAAATACCAAGAAATACAGGTATAACGAGGAGACGAACACTGGAGGAACCTTTGGAAATAACTACCTCTATCTCTTAGATACTACACCTATCTTCAACTGGAGGATGCCCTATATACCAAAACATATTAGAATGGAGTTTCACAAAAAGATATTGAAATACTTCGTAGAGAAGTTTAACAGAGAGGCGATTGAACCGAGAAATTGGACAACCTGTGGAGAACCTTGTCCTGTCCAATGTAAGAAGTACAGAAAAGGTTTAAAAGTAGATTACGAACCTTATGAAGCAGGTGGGCCTCTCTTAGGGATCTTTGATATCTATGTCACTGATAAGGTAGTGCATACTATAGACTCCTTAGGTTTTGACGCCATAGAGTGTGGAAATTTAATAGCCTGGGTTTTTGAACTTCTCCATGTAGGATTACTGAAACCTGAAGAAGTAGGTATAGATAAACCTGTATTTGATATATCTCAGTATAGAAGTGAGGAAGATATACTAAAAAACTCCCAGTATAACGGAGAGTTGGCAGTTAAACTTGCAGAGATTGTAGCTTTCAATAAAAATGAGATGGGAAAAATACTGGCGTTAGGTATAAGGAAAGCTTCTAAAATACTTAACGAGATGTTTAATGGAAGATTAGAAAATAATAAGACCTTTAAGAGATTCAACGACTATGGAGTATATGTACCCTTTGGAGATGAAGGGGGGATAACTCCAACTATGTACTGGGCAATTGGAAACTTCATGCCTTACCTCATACAGGGAAGATACCTTACCTACTACAAATCTGGTGTATTTGTAGAACCTGAGGAACTGGCTAGGTTGAGTGTGGAGAGGGTTATAGAAGAAATTACCTTAGATAACTTGGGAATATGTAGATTCCATAGAAGATGGTGTGCTCCACTCTTGGACACCTTAGTAAGGGAGGCTACAGGGGAGGATATAAAAAGAGTCTCCTATAAATTAATAAAGGACATATGGATATACAATAAAAAGTTAGGAGGTTATCCACCATATATTGAGAGCCAGAGGATTAAAGATCTAATAGTAAGTGGAGCTGAAGAGTTTGGAAACGAGAAATGGGCCTCTTACTTTGAGGTTGAGGGAGAATATAAACTGAAAGAGTACATAAGGAAGGTACTTGACGAGTACTGTAGATTACTTGGAATAGATTGGAGGTTGGAAAATAGATAA
- the afpA gene encoding archaeoflavoprotein AfpA, with protein sequence MIKIAWGITGCGDKIDKVIDTMITLKNEFKVDIDVYASKSAKTVLKWYKLWDKLITEFQDIRVEMDANAPFLAGKLQTGKYDIFIVAPATANTVAKIVHCIADTLITNSVSQAIKARVPVYIYPPDNKVGELETIIPGGKTLKLYIRKEDVENVDRLRKMEGITVLDTVEDIKKAILNFKQ encoded by the coding sequence ATGATAAAGATCGCATGGGGCATTACAGGTTGTGGAGATAAGATAGATAAGGTAATAGATACAATGATAACCTTGAAAAATGAGTTTAAGGTAGATATAGATGTTTACGCTTCTAAAAGTGCAAAAACGGTATTGAAATGGTATAAACTATGGGATAAGTTGATAACAGAATTTCAGGATATAAGAGTAGAGATGGATGCTAATGCTCCATTCTTGGCTGGAAAACTACAAACTGGAAAATACGATATATTTATAGTGGCACCGGCAACTGCAAACACTGTGGCAAAGATTGTCCACTGTATAGCAGATACGCTTATTACAAACTCAGTTTCTCAGGCAATTAAAGCAAGAGTACCAGTTTATATATATCCGCCAGATAATAAAGTAGGAGAGTTGGAAACCATTATTCCTGGAGGAAAAACCTTGAAGTTATATATAAGGAAAGAAGATGTAGAGAATGTTGATAGATTAAGAAAAATGGAAGGTATTACAGTCCTTGACACTGTAGAAGATATTAAGAAGGCCATTTTAAATTTTAAACAGTAG
- a CDS encoding coenzyme F420-0:L-glutamate ligase, with product MVEKYIKEKRRMELIGLEIPVISEDDNLGIEYLADLISSYPLKDGDIVVVAETLISKLERNVIKKEDVKPTPLAYKLAEKLGKSPEVVQVILDQSKEIVKIGNGFIITETKHGFVCANSGVDESNVKDAIKPLPEDPDRSASLLRKMIERKTGKKIGVIISDSMGRPFRRGSCGVAIGVSGVCALWDRRGERDLFNKTLKSTEVAIGDELASAASILMGESNEGIPVVIIRNAPVPFTDGMGKDLIRRKEEDVFRN from the coding sequence ATGGTTGAGAAGTATATAAAAGAGAAGAGAAGGATGGAACTTATAGGCCTTGAAATACCTGTGATATCTGAAGATGACAACCTGGGGATAGAGTACCTTGCAGATCTTATATCATCCTACCCCCTGAAGGATGGTGATATTGTAGTGGTAGCAGAAACTCTTATATCAAAACTTGAGAGAAACGTTATAAAAAAGGAAGATGTTAAACCAACGCCTTTAGCCTACAAGTTGGCAGAGAAGTTGGGGAAGTCCCCAGAAGTTGTTCAGGTGATATTAGATCAATCTAAGGAGATAGTAAAGATAGGAAATGGGTTCATCATTACAGAAACTAAACATGGATTTGTATGTGCTAACAGTGGAGTAGATGAAAGTAACGTTAAAGATGCAATAAAACCCCTTCCAGAGGATCCAGATAGAAGTGCCTCGTTACTTAGGAAGATGATAGAGAGAAAGACTGGGAAAAAGATAGGGGTTATAATAAGTGACAGTATGGGGAGGCCCTTCAGGAGAGGTTCCTGTGGTGTAGCCATAGGAGTTAGTGGTGTCTGCGCACTCTGGGATAGAAGGGGGGAGAGGGATCTATTCAACAAAACTTTAAAGAGTACAGAGGTTGCCATAGGGGATGAGTTGGCATCTGCAGCCTCGATACTTATGGGAGAGTCTAATGAAGGAATACCTGTGGTGATAATAAGAAACGCCCCAGTACCATTTACAGATGGAATGGGAAAGGATCTAATAAGGCGTAAGGAAGAGGATGTCTTCAGGAATTAG
- a CDS encoding SIS domain-containing protein, whose amino-acid sequence MLGDYIEEVILHLKKLKNINWNSVKQLVDEIAFSNSKIFTYGVGRSGYVAQAFTMRLMHLGFNAYFVGEPNCPSIGDGDILVVISGSGRTYSVVNMVKKVRKEGVNVKIVSIGYEGEIGKMSDIHIDVNIGEFNREYFPMGTLFEELAFILLDGIIYLLKRKLNISEENMKRRHCNLL is encoded by the coding sequence TTGCTTGGGGATTATATAGAGGAAGTAATATTACATTTAAAGAAGTTGAAAAATATCAACTGGAATAGTGTAAAACAACTGGTAGATGAAATTGCCTTCTCCAACTCTAAGATATTTACCTATGGAGTTGGTAGAAGTGGATACGTAGCCCAGGCCTTCACTATGAGGTTAATGCACTTAGGATTTAACGCCTACTTCGTTGGGGAACCTAACTGTCCTTCTATCGGAGATGGAGATATTCTTGTGGTAATATCAGGTAGTGGGAGGACTTATTCAGTAGTTAATATGGTTAAGAAAGTAAGAAAAGAAGGTGTAAATGTTAAGATTGTTTCTATTGGGTATGAAGGAGAAATAGGAAAGATGTCAGATATCCATATAGATGTGAATATTGGGGAATTTAATAGAGAGTACTTCCCAATGGGCACCCTCTTTGAGGAACTTGCCTTTATACTGTTAGATGGAATAATATACCTCTTGAAGAGGAAGTTAAATATATCCGAAGAGAACATGAAGAGAAGACATTGTAATTTGTTGTAA
- a CDS encoding archaeosine biosynthesis radical SAM protein RaSEA, with product MMEFLKELRRRYLKKRKDRDPNFPVTTWMGDDILSNGKIGKCITVILNTPGCRWAYEYGGCTMCGYLMDGSPGEITAENIINQFNYAIEKYYKEIENDPKNICIKIFTSGSFLNEREVPKEARRYILSKIGELDIKEVVIESRIEYIREDTLEEVKECLGSVNMEIGVGVETFNEEIRKHSINKGVCNRDILDTLELAKEYSIDLKAYLLIKPLFITERDAIEDGIYSGNKCLELGFSRISYCPATVHKGTLMEILWKKGQYRPPFLWSVLEIIYEVKRKNPDTIVICDTSGIPSNRGAHNLLKCKCNEYIKRILENFTLRQDLSDIKRVLEMDCCKDHWERFLEFEERNIVPLGDINIKYSNKNKQKFLN from the coding sequence ATGATGGAGTTTTTAAAGGAGTTGAGAAGGAGATACCTTAAAAAGAGAAAGGATAGGGATCCAAATTTTCCTGTAACTACCTGGATGGGGGATGATATTCTATCTAATGGAAAGATTGGAAAGTGTATAACGGTAATACTTAATACACCTGGATGTAGATGGGCCTATGAGTATGGGGGCTGTACTATGTGTGGTTATCTTATGGATGGTTCTCCTGGAGAGATAACTGCTGAGAATATAATAAATCAGTTCAACTACGCCATAGAAAAGTATTATAAGGAGATAGAAAATGATCCCAAGAATATCTGTATAAAGATATTTACATCTGGGAGTTTCCTGAATGAGAGAGAGGTGCCAAAAGAGGCGAGAAGATATATATTAAGTAAGATAGGGGAGTTAGATATTAAAGAGGTTGTAATAGAATCCAGGATAGAGTACATAAGAGAGGATACATTAGAGGAGGTTAAGGAGTGCTTAGGTAGTGTAAATATGGAGATTGGAGTAGGGGTTGAGACATTTAACGAGGAGATAAGGAAGCACTCTATAAACAAGGGTGTATGTAACAGAGATATCTTAGATACTTTAGAGTTGGCTAAGGAGTATTCTATAGATTTAAAGGCTTATTTACTGATAAAACCACTCTTTATAACTGAGAGGGATGCAATAGAAGATGGAATATACTCAGGTAATAAATGCTTAGAGTTAGGGTTTAGTAGGATATCTTACTGTCCAGCAACTGTTCATAAAGGTACTTTGATGGAGATTCTCTGGAAGAAAGGACAGTACAGACCTCCTTTTTTATGGAGTGTCCTAGAGATAATATACGAGGTTAAGAGGAAAAATCCAGATACTATAGTGATCTGCGATACTTCGGGAATACCTTCCAATAGAGGAGCCCATAATCTGTTAAAGTGTAAATGTAACGAATATATTAAAAGAATACTCGAGAACTTTACATTGAGGCAGGATCTCTCAGATATAAAAAGGGTTTTAGAGATGGACTGCTGCAAAGATCACTGGGAGAGGTTTTTAGAGTTTGAAGAGAGGAATATAGTACCTTTGGGAGATATTAACATAAAATACAGTAATAAAAATAAACAGAAATTTTTAAATTAA
- the coaBC gene encoding bifunctional phosphopantothenoylcysteine decarboxylase/phosphopantothenate--cysteine ligase CoaBC encodes MDPTEGLRCSKSRILEGKKILVGVTSSIGAIETPKLIREFIRHGAEVYTVATEESKKIVGEYALEFASGKKVCYNITGLVEHVTFYNLCDAMVIYPTTANTLSKISLSIGDNIVNTTAMMFIENKPLFIVPGMHRNMLQNVREHMEKLKRKKLVYIIPPKMEEGKAKVPPVEDVVLKVMEILKEEFRRRKGGKRILILTGGTAEFIDKVRVITNLSSGKTGYYLAETACREGHHVEVIYALGMEPPYYVKSYKGITSREMLDKALEVGRDADIIISCAAISDFIPEVSFDGKIRSDRDITIKLKKNVKVIRELRKAFPEKTIVGFKAEYGVSREELVDIGKEKLKEYDLDYIVVNDLARHYFGDDYNEVVLIGKEGVLKEFKGKKYEIMEKIIKEVVK; translated from the coding sequence ATGGATCCCACAGAGGGTCTTAGATGTTCAAAATCCAGGATATTGGAGGGAAAGAAGATACTTGTTGGTGTAACGTCTTCCATAGGAGCCATAGAGACACCTAAATTGATAAGAGAGTTTATAAGACATGGTGCAGAAGTTTATACAGTTGCCACTGAGGAGTCTAAGAAGATAGTAGGGGAGTATGCATTGGAATTTGCCTCTGGAAAGAAGGTATGTTACAACATTACAGGGCTTGTGGAGCATGTAACCTTCTACAACCTCTGTGATGCCATGGTGATATATCCCACCACTGCAAACACTCTAAGTAAGATATCTCTCAGTATTGGAGACAATATAGTAAATACAACTGCAATGATGTTTATAGAGAATAAACCTCTCTTTATAGTTCCAGGGATGCATAGGAATATGCTCCAGAATGTAAGAGAGCATATGGAGAAGTTGAAGAGAAAGAAACTGGTTTATATAATACCTCCAAAGATGGAGGAAGGAAAAGCCAAGGTGCCACCTGTAGAGGATGTTGTCTTGAAAGTTATGGAGATATTAAAAGAAGAGTTCAGGAGAAGAAAGGGAGGTAAGAGGATTTTAATACTCACTGGAGGTACTGCCGAGTTTATAGATAAGGTTAGGGTTATCACCAACCTATCTTCTGGAAAAACTGGCTACTACCTTGCAGAAACTGCTTGTAGGGAAGGACACCATGTAGAAGTGATATATGCCCTTGGAATGGAACCTCCTTACTACGTTAAATCCTATAAGGGAATAACTTCGAGGGAGATGTTGGATAAAGCCTTGGAAGTAGGAAGGGATGCTGATATTATTATCTCCTGTGCAGCTATATCTGACTTTATCCCAGAGGTGTCCTTCGATGGGAAGATTAGATCAGATAGAGATATTACCATTAAATTGAAGAAGAATGTAAAGGTAATTAGGGAACTTAGGAAGGCATTCCCTGAAAAAACCATAGTTGGATTTAAGGCTGAATACGGTGTAAGTAGAGAGGAACTTGTTGATATAGGTAAAGAGAAATTAAAAGAGTATGACTTAGATTACATAGTAGTGAACGATCTTGCGAGGCATTACTTCGGTGACGACTACAACGAGGTAGTACTGATAGGTAAAGAAGGTGTATTGAAGGAGTTTAAAGGTAAGAAATATGAGATTATGGAGAAAATTATTAAAGAAGTGGTGAAATAG
- a CDS encoding radical SAM protein has protein sequence MDIEELENTLLKDMDNLPLGCQQCIKGEKLVLFITGICDENCYYCPISEKRKGKDVIYANERKITSIEECIEECILCGSRGAGITGGNPLLRLDRTCKYIKALKSRFGTSFHIHLYTTPTYIDENKLRALKETGLDEIRIHPTKYFNEYYRESKEKREEYLKYLVDTLKLCMEYIKVVVVEIPSIPNYEKEIIQLGEAIEKAGIKFLNINQLEYSETNYQSLRSMGFVEKNDYSSEILGSEETAKKVVEYFRSKGSNLRVHYCPSVLKDGIQMKNRLLKRAKNVAKDYEVITEEGLLVRGIVSFRNLRDVKDLLEILEYNEEPYEIDLDKKSIYLNPYVLEEIIEILKENRYRFKFSAYISERYPTVDGLEVERIPLVVERRSLKDIRRM, from the coding sequence ATGGACATTGAAGAGTTAGAAAACACCCTATTAAAAGACATGGATAACCTTCCCTTAGGATGTCAACAGTGTATCAAAGGTGAAAAGTTAGTCCTATTTATAACAGGTATATGTGATGAGAACTGCTACTACTGTCCAATATCTGAAAAGAGAAAAGGAAAAGATGTTATCTATGCCAATGAGAGAAAAATCACATCTATCGAAGAGTGTATAGAAGAGTGTATTCTATGTGGAAGTAGAGGAGCAGGTATTACTGGCGGTAATCCCCTCCTAAGGTTAGATAGAACCTGTAAGTATATAAAAGCACTTAAAAGTAGATTTGGTACATCCTTCCATATACACCTCTACACAACACCTACCTATATAGATGAGAATAAACTTAGGGCACTTAAAGAAACTGGATTGGACGAGATAAGGATACATCCTACAAAGTACTTCAATGAGTATTACAGAGAGAGTAAAGAAAAAAGGGAGGAATATTTAAAATATTTAGTAGATACTTTAAAACTCTGTATGGAATATATAAAGGTTGTTGTTGTGGAGATACCTTCTATCCCAAACTACGAGAAGGAGATCATTCAGCTTGGAGAGGCTATAGAGAAGGCTGGGATTAAGTTCTTAAATATTAATCAGTTGGAATACTCCGAGACTAACTATCAGTCCCTTAGGAGTATGGGGTTTGTGGAGAAAAATGACTACTCCTCTGAAATACTTGGAAGTGAAGAAACTGCCAAAAAGGTAGTAGAGTACTTTAGAAGTAAGGGATCTAACTTAAGGGTACATTACTGTCCTTCTGTATTGAAGGATGGAATACAGATGAAGAACAGATTACTGAAAAGGGCAAAAAATGTTGCAAAGGATTATGAAGTAATTACAGAGGAAGGACTTCTGGTTAGAGGAATAGTCTCATTTAGAAATCTCAGGGATGTTAAGGATTTACTGGAGATACTTGAATACAACGAGGAGCCCTATGAGATAGACTTGGATAAAAAAAGTATCTATCTGAATCCCTACGTATTGGAGGAGATTATAGAGATACTGAAGGAGAATAGATACAGATTTAAATTCAGTGCATATATCTCCGAAAGGTATCCTACAGTTGATGGATTAGAGGTTGAGAGGATACCCTTAGTTGTAGAGAGGAGGAGTTTAAAAGATATAAGAAGGATGTGA
- the twy1 gene encoding 4-demethylwyosine synthase TYW1 — translation MTTYNTPIPEEVYRILRKQRYQIKDHSAVKLCGWVKKSLLENKNCYKSKFYGIETHRCIQCTPSVIWCQQSCVFCWRVLPSDIGVSQLSYPEVKWKEPEEVLEDILQMHRKVVMGYKGILDRIGKKKFKELLHPKHVAISLSGEPTLYPYLGELINLFHRKGFSTFVVSNGILTEVIQEINPTQLYISLDAYDLESYKTICRGKEEYWQSILDTLDILRYKGRTCIRTTLIRDYNTNIEKFIHLYEMADVHFIELKSYMNVGYSRKRLTLDHMLKHEEILELSRKVEELSHYKVADDSYDSRVVLLVNEDRKIERFIK, via the coding sequence ATGACTACCTACAATACACCTATCCCTGAAGAGGTATATCGAATTCTGAGGAAACAACGTTATCAGATAAAAGATCACAGTGCAGTTAAACTGTGTGGCTGGGTTAAGAAATCACTCTTAGAAAATAAGAACTGTTATAAGTCAAAATTCTACGGTATAGAAACCCACAGATGTATCCAGTGCACTCCTTCAGTGATCTGGTGTCAGCAGAGTTGTGTATTCTGTTGGAGGGTTTTACCTTCGGATATAGGAGTCTCTCAGCTGTCATATCCCGAGGTAAAATGGAAGGAACCTGAAGAGGTTTTAGAAGACATCCTTCAGATGCACAGAAAGGTTGTAATGGGGTATAAGGGCATCTTAGATAGAATAGGTAAAAAGAAATTTAAAGAGTTACTACATCCAAAACATGTTGCTATATCCTTATCTGGGGAACCTACTCTCTATCCCTACTTAGGTGAACTGATAAATCTCTTTCACAGGAAGGGCTTCTCTACTTTTGTAGTATCTAATGGTATTCTAACTGAAGTTATCCAGGAGATAAATCCTACACAACTGTATATTTCCCTTGACGCCTACGATTTAGAGAGTTATAAGACTATATGTAGGGGAAAGGAGGAGTACTGGCAGAGTATATTGGATACCTTGGATATATTAAGGTACAAGGGAAGGACATGTATAAGGACTACGCTTATAAGGGATTACAACACCAACATTGAGAAGTTTATACATCTCTACGAGATGGCAGATGTGCATTTCATAGAGTTGAAGTCATACATGAATGTGGGATACTCCAGGAAGAGATTGACCTTGGATCATATGTTGAAACATGAGGAAATACTGGAACTTAGTAGAAAGGTGGAAGAACTCTCCCACTATAAAGTGGCAGATGATTCTTACGATAGTAGGGTTGTTTTACTTGTTAATGAGGATAGAAAGATTGAGAGATTTATAAAATAA